The Desulfomonile tiedjei genome includes a region encoding these proteins:
- the nrfD gene encoding polysulfide reductase NrfD, translating to MLEKAFTGSKSYFLWVAILLILIGMGFQFYLRQLALGLGITGMSRDVSWGLYIGQFTYLVGVAASAVMLVLPYYLHNYKVFGKITILGEFLAVAAVIMCITFVTVDLGQPSRVFNVMLYPTPNSILFWDIMVLSGYLFLNILIGWTVLGVEKRGAPPPKWIKPFIYLSIPWAISIHTVTAFLFAGLPGRGFWLTAIMAPRFLGSAFAAGPALLILICLFLRKYTKFDAGLEAIRALAKIVTYAMVASVFFVLCELFTVYYSQIPDHMYHFDYLFTGLHGHTGLVPLWWLCVALAVLSLVILIPPNTRNNPTTLAIGCAAVFFSLWMEKGIMLVVTGYIPSPLETITEYHPTIPEMGITLGVWALGFFILTILYKVALSVREQEIGEASH from the coding sequence ATGCTTGAAAAGGCTTTCACTGGAAGCAAGAGCTACTTTTTGTGGGTAGCCATACTGTTGATACTGATCGGGATGGGCTTTCAGTTCTATCTCCGACAGTTGGCTTTGGGGTTAGGTATAACCGGCATGAGCAGGGACGTGTCATGGGGTCTTTACATAGGCCAGTTCACCTATCTGGTCGGTGTGGCCGCGTCCGCGGTAATGCTGGTGCTGCCTTATTATCTGCACAACTATAAGGTGTTCGGAAAGATCACCATTCTGGGAGAATTCCTCGCAGTGGCAGCGGTAATTATGTGTATCACATTCGTCACCGTAGATCTCGGGCAACCTTCCAGGGTGTTCAACGTGATGCTTTATCCCACGCCTAATTCGATCCTGTTCTGGGACATAATGGTCCTCAGCGGGTATCTGTTTCTTAACATACTCATCGGATGGACGGTGCTCGGTGTAGAGAAAAGAGGTGCCCCGCCGCCCAAGTGGATAAAGCCGTTTATATATCTCTCGATCCCTTGGGCCATCAGCATCCACACCGTGACGGCGTTCCTTTTCGCGGGTTTGCCTGGCAGGGGCTTTTGGTTGACCGCGATCATGGCCCCGCGGTTCCTGGGATCTGCCTTTGCGGCCGGCCCGGCCCTGTTGATTCTCATTTGCCTCTTCTTGAGAAAATACACGAAGTTCGACGCAGGCTTGGAAGCGATCCGAGCATTGGCCAAGATAGTCACTTACGCCATGGTTGCCAGCGTATTCTTCGTGTTGTGCGAGCTTTTCACAGTGTACTACAGCCAAATTCCCGACCACATGTATCATTTCGACTATCTGTTCACGGGATTGCACGGCCATACGGGCCTGGTTCCGTTATGGTGGTTATGCGTGGCGCTTGCGGTGCTTTCCCTTGTCATTCTGATACCGCCGAACACCCGGAACAATCCGACCACTCTGGCTATCGGTTGCGCCGCGGTGTTTTTCTCCCTGTGGATGGAAAAGGGTATTATGCTGGTCGTAACCGGGTATATCCCCTCCCCGCTGGAGACTATCACCGAGTACCATCCCACCATACCGGAAATGGGGATCACTCTGGGTGTTTGGGCGCTGGGCTTCTTCATACTGACCATCCTTTACAAAGTTGCTCTGTCAGTCAGGGAACAGGAAATCGGCGAAGCCAGCCATTAG